One Sphingopyxis macrogoltabida genomic region harbors:
- a CDS encoding 4-hydroxyphenylacetate 3-hydroxylase family protein codes for MTDQATRPREESAAARWARFKPIRTGDDYVESLRGRDVEVWLFGERVEEPVDHPIIRPSINALKMTYDLAIDDPELATAHSDLIDAPVNRFLHIVGSPQDLVMKNRMQRRMGQLTGTCFQRCAGLDTISVLHSITFDIDAKHGTSYHQRYLDFMAEAQRNNIILGAGMTDPKGDRSKRPHEQADPDMFMHVTRRTDAGVYVTGAKAHMTGGLNSHWICVMPTMNMGEADRDFAIVGLVPGDAAGITYIYGRQSCDTRAMEKGDIDQGNARFGGQEVLVVFDNVFIPQEHVLMDGEYEFAQDMVARFTAYHRASYVCKTGLGDVMVGAAAQVADYNGAEAASHIKDKLVEMTHLNETIYSSAIASSHEAKQLPSGIFMNDAMLANVCKHNVTRFPYEISRLAQDLAGGIMVTMPSDADFKNEQIGPILEKYMKGKHNVPVEFRQRILRLIENMTLGRNAVGYLTESLHGAGSPQAQRIQILRGMEVERKKGLARDLAGIAEE; via the coding sequence ATGACCGACCAAGCCACTCGTCCGCGCGAGGAGAGCGCCGCCGCCCGCTGGGCCCGCTTCAAACCGATCCGCACCGGCGACGACTATGTCGAATCGTTGCGGGGTCGCGATGTCGAGGTCTGGTTGTTCGGCGAGCGCGTCGAGGAACCCGTCGACCATCCGATCATCCGGCCGTCGATCAACGCGCTGAAGATGACCTATGACCTCGCCATCGACGATCCCGAGCTGGCGACCGCACACAGCGATTTGATCGACGCGCCGGTCAACCGCTTCCTCCACATCGTCGGTTCGCCGCAGGATCTGGTGATGAAGAACCGGATGCAGCGCCGCATGGGGCAACTCACCGGTACGTGCTTCCAGCGCTGCGCCGGGCTCGACACGATCAGTGTGCTCCACTCGATCACTTTCGACATCGATGCGAAGCACGGCACGTCGTACCACCAGCGCTATCTCGATTTCATGGCGGAGGCGCAGCGGAACAACATCATCCTCGGCGCCGGGATGACCGACCCCAAGGGCGACCGGTCGAAGCGTCCGCACGAACAGGCCGACCCCGACATGTTCATGCATGTGACCAGGCGGACCGACGCGGGGGTCTATGTCACCGGGGCGAAGGCGCATATGACCGGCGGGCTCAACTCGCACTGGATCTGCGTCATGCCGACGATGAACATGGGCGAGGCCGATCGCGACTTCGCGATCGTCGGGCTCGTCCCCGGCGATGCGGCGGGCATCACCTATATCTACGGCCGCCAGTCGTGCGACACGCGCGCGATGGAAAAGGGCGACATCGACCAGGGCAATGCGCGCTTCGGCGGGCAGGAGGTGCTCGTCGTCTTCGACAATGTCTTCATCCCGCAAGAACATGTGCTGATGGACGGCGAATATGAATTTGCGCAGGACATGGTCGCGCGCTTCACCGCCTATCACCGTGCGTCCTACGTGTGCAAAACCGGGCTCGGCGACGTGATGGTCGGCGCCGCGGCGCAGGTTGCCGATTACAACGGCGCCGAGGCGGCGAGCCATATCAAGGACAAGCTCGTCGAGATGACGCACCTCAACGAGACGATCTATTCGTCCGCAATCGCGTCGAGCCACGAGGCGAAGCAACTGCCGTCGGGCATCTTCATGAACGACGCGATGCTCGCCAATGTCTGCAAGCATAATGTGACGCGCTTTCCCTATGAGATTTCCCGGCTGGCGCAGGATCTGGCGGGCGGGATCATGGTGACGATGCCGTCGGATGCCGATTTCAAGAATGAGCAGATCGGCCCGATCCTCGAGAAATATATGAAGGGCAAACACAATGTCCCGGTCGAGTTTCGTCAGCGCATCCTGCGGCTGATCGAGAATATGACGCTCGGCCGCAACGCGGTCGGCTATCTGACGGAGTCGTTGCATGGAGCGGGGTCGCCGCAGGCGCAGCGCATCCAGATATTGCGCGGCATGGAAGTCGAGCGGAAGAAGGGGCTTGCGCGCGACCTTGCAGGAATCGCGGAAGAATAA
- a CDS encoding acyl-CoA thioesterase, whose protein sequence is MKPEAYRLDPATYPRLKAVPIRFSDVDMFRHLNNVATGQFYEEARFELLAEARELVTKDDRSALVIANVNTSFLGQARYPGTIDVGTGILRIGERSLVIAQGLFIDGKCIGIADSTVVSTGRAGAAPIAEAIRAFLSSLAIA, encoded by the coding sequence ATGAAACCCGAAGCATATAGGCTCGATCCGGCCACCTATCCGCGCCTTAAGGCGGTGCCGATCCGCTTTTCCGATGTCGACATGTTCCGCCACCTCAACAATGTCGCGACCGGACAATTTTACGAAGAGGCGCGTTTCGAACTGCTCGCCGAGGCGCGCGAACTGGTGACGAAGGACGACCGCAGCGCCCTCGTCATCGCGAACGTCAACACCAGCTTTCTCGGGCAGGCGCGCTATCCGGGGACGATCGACGTCGGGACGGGGATATTGCGCATTGGCGAGCGTTCGCTCGTGATCGCGCAAGGCCTGTTCATCGATGGCAAATGCATCGGTATCGCCGACAGCACGGTGGTATCGACGGGGCGGGCGGGTGCCGCTCCGATCGCCGAAGCGATCCGGGCCTTCCTGTCGTCGCTGGCGATCGCCTAG
- a CDS encoding class I adenylate-forming enzyme family protein, giving the protein MIVAGEDKRRRHRESGWWGDETFASLFAANAVTHPDRLALVDAPNRGDFAFGEPQRLNYAELAAEIDRLAGALVKAGIGKDDVLLVQLPNISEFVALYFAAAQIGAIVSPAAVQYRSHELKGMISVVEPKAFVCATQVKGCDHVGVAAPLLDGIRLMTFGPNPPADALDLSTAAGDEAALAAHVAANPVDADDIFTICWTSGTTGVPKGVPRSHNHWIAVAGAGYEAMKVGPGDVLLNPFPLINMASIGGITMCWLTSAGTMVLHHPFDPGIYLKQIATERPSLTIAPPAVLNMLLQNEALLASVDLSSLRVIASGSAPLAPAMVRGFQEKLGIIIVNVFGSNEGMSFITGECDMPDPDKRASLFPRRGTYQRPYGEGRAPNIESRLVPPGGGDAIEADGVSGELQIRGPTLFEGYYNAPERTAEAFTDDGWFRTGDLFEIAGGGDFYRFVGRCKDLIIRGGVNISPEEIDQLLGGHPLLAEACTFSLPDPTMGERIGLAYVPRGADDVGIGEVADYLRGHDLAVFKLPEHLFRFDALPRNVTNKVMRSEVREMALATLEKEA; this is encoded by the coding sequence ATGATCGTCGCGGGAGAGGATAAAAGGCGGCGACATCGCGAGAGCGGCTGGTGGGGCGACGAGACCTTCGCCAGCCTGTTCGCGGCCAATGCCGTAACGCATCCAGACCGGCTGGCGCTGGTCGATGCCCCCAATCGCGGCGACTTCGCTTTCGGTGAGCCGCAGCGGCTGAATTACGCCGAACTGGCAGCCGAGATCGACCGGCTCGCGGGCGCGCTCGTCAAGGCGGGAATCGGCAAGGACGACGTGCTGCTTGTCCAGCTTCCCAATATCAGCGAGTTCGTTGCGCTCTATTTTGCGGCCGCGCAGATCGGCGCAATCGTCAGCCCGGCAGCGGTGCAATATCGCAGCCATGAGCTGAAGGGCATGATCAGCGTGGTCGAGCCCAAAGCCTTCGTTTGCGCGACGCAGGTCAAGGGATGCGACCATGTCGGCGTCGCGGCGCCATTGCTCGACGGCATCCGGTTAATGACTTTCGGTCCCAACCCACCTGCCGACGCACTCGACCTCTCGACCGCCGCGGGCGACGAAGCCGCCCTGGCCGCGCATGTCGCCGCGAACCCGGTCGACGCCGACGATATCTTCACCATCTGCTGGACCTCGGGCACCACCGGCGTGCCCAAGGGCGTCCCGCGCAGCCACAATCACTGGATCGCGGTTGCGGGCGCGGGCTATGAAGCGATGAAGGTCGGGCCCGGCGATGTGCTGCTCAACCCCTTCCCGCTCATCAACATGGCGAGCATCGGCGGCATCACCATGTGCTGGCTGACCAGCGCGGGGACGATGGTGCTGCACCACCCCTTCGACCCCGGCATCTACCTCAAACAGATCGCGACCGAGCGGCCGAGCCTGACGATCGCGCCGCCCGCGGTGCTCAACATGCTGCTCCAGAATGAGGCGTTGCTGGCGTCGGTCGACCTCTCCAGCCTGCGCGTCATCGCCTCGGGCTCGGCGCCGCTCGCGCCCGCGATGGTGCGCGGCTTTCAGGAAAAGCTCGGCATCATCATCGTCAACGTCTTCGGATCGAACGAGGGGATGAGCTTCATCACCGGCGAGTGCGACATGCCCGACCCCGACAAGCGCGCGAGCCTGTTCCCGCGGCGCGGCACCTATCAGCGCCCCTATGGCGAGGGCCGCGCGCCCAATATCGAAAGCCGCCTCGTCCCGCCCGGCGGCGGCGATGCGATCGAGGCCGACGGCGTGTCGGGCGAATTGCAGATCCGCGGGCCGACGCTGTTCGAGGGCTATTACAACGCGCCCGAGCGCACCGCCGAGGCCTTCACCGACGACGGCTGGTTCCGCACCGGCGACCTGTTCGAGATCGCCGGGGGCGGCGACTTCTATCGCTTCGTCGGCCGCTGCAAGGACCTGATCATCCGCGGCGGGGTGAACATTTCGCCCGAGGAGATCGACCAGTTGCTCGGCGGCCATCCGCTCCTCGCCGAAGCCTGCACCTTCTCGCTCCCCGACCCGACGATGGGCGAGCGTATCGGCCTCGCCTATGTCCCGCGCGGGGCGGACGATGTCGGGATCGGCGAGGTTGCCGACTATCTGCGCGGCCACGACCTCGCAGTGTTCAAACTGCCCGAGCACCTGTTCCGCTTCGACGCACTGCCGCGCAACGTCACCAACAAGGTGATGCGCAGCGAAGTGCGCGAAATGGCGCTCGCCACTCTCGAAAAGGAAGCCTGA
- a CDS encoding acetyl-CoA acetyltransferase, giving the protein MAKDVFILGGAQTDFSRNLEREGGGLFELFRDVAEAAFVATGIEPKEVETAHVGNFVGELFAGQGQLGGFFGHVHPDLAGIPASRHEAACASGSIAILAAAAEIEAERYGLALVLGIELMRNVPGQRAAEYLGAAAWAGREAQEARYLWPYMFARVAEEYEERFGLDRVHLRGISANNFANAKRNPNSQTRGWAVTDDHLGENDEVNPLIEGSLRKSDCGQVTDGAAAIFLASREVAETYAKRRSIPLESIPRIKGWGHATAPLLYSTKVADSRGGDYVFPSVRKAMMDALRRAEMPDIYACDGVEVHDCFSITEYMAIDHFGITKPGESWRAVEDGTIALSGKLPVNPSGGLIGLGHPVGATGVRMLLDSWRQVTGNAGDYQVEGAKNFATFNVGGSATTAVSFVVGT; this is encoded by the coding sequence ATGGCAAAGGACGTCTTCATCCTCGGCGGCGCGCAGACCGATTTTTCGCGCAACCTCGAACGCGAAGGCGGCGGCTTGTTCGAGCTGTTTCGCGACGTTGCCGAAGCAGCGTTCGTCGCGACGGGGATCGAGCCCAAGGAAGTCGAGACCGCGCATGTCGGCAATTTCGTCGGCGAGCTTTTCGCGGGACAGGGCCAGCTCGGCGGCTTCTTCGGTCATGTCCACCCCGACCTCGCGGGCATCCCCGCATCGCGCCACGAGGCCGCCTGTGCGTCGGGCAGCATCGCGATCCTCGCCGCCGCGGCGGAAATCGAAGCTGAACGCTATGGCCTTGCGCTCGTGCTCGGCATCGAACTGATGCGCAACGTTCCCGGCCAGCGCGCCGCCGAATATCTCGGCGCCGCGGCTTGGGCTGGCCGCGAGGCGCAGGAGGCGCGGTACCTCTGGCCGTATATGTTCGCGCGCGTTGCCGAGGAATATGAGGAACGCTTCGGGCTCGACCGCGTGCATCTGCGCGGCATTTCGGCCAATAATTTTGCCAATGCCAAGAGGAACCCGAACTCGCAGACCCGCGGCTGGGCGGTGACTGACGATCATCTCGGCGAGAATGACGAGGTTAATCCGCTGATCGAAGGTTCGCTCCGCAAGTCCGATTGCGGGCAAGTCACCGACGGCGCTGCCGCGATCTTCCTCGCCTCGCGTGAGGTCGCCGAAACATATGCGAAGCGCCGCAGTATCCCCTTGGAGAGCATTCCGCGCATCAAGGGCTGGGGCCACGCCACCGCGCCGCTGCTCTATTCGACCAAGGTCGCGGACAGCCGCGGCGGCGACTATGTCTTCCCGAGCGTGCGCAAGGCGATGATGGACGCGCTGCGCCGCGCCGAGATGCCCGACATCTATGCCTGCGACGGGGTCGAGGTGCACGACTGTTTCTCGATCACCGAATATATGGCGATCGACCATTTCGGCATCACCAAGCCGGGCGAAAGCTGGCGCGCGGTCGAGGACGGGACGATTGCATTGAGCGGCAAGCTGCCAGTCAATCCGTCGGGCGGGCTGATCGGGCTGGGGCACCCGGTGGGCGCGACGGGGGTGCGAATGCTGCTCGACAGTTGGCGGCAGGTCACCGGGAATGCCGGCGATTATCAGGTCGAAGGCGCGAAGAATTTCGCGACCTTCAACGTCGGCGGCAGCGCGACGACCGCGGTCAGCTTCGTCGTCGGCACGTGA
- a CDS encoding MbcA/ParS/Xre antitoxin family protein, with protein sequence MATQLAKQADQGRILSEAVVRIAACWRLTNEQLGAILGLSSATASRLRSGSVRLDRSGKEFELGQYLVRLFRSLDALMGSDDAASISWLKTANLDLGGRPIDLVRSIRGLSDVADYVDDYRAQV encoded by the coding sequence ATGGCAACCCAACTCGCCAAGCAGGCCGATCAGGGCCGCATCCTCTCCGAAGCGGTCGTGCGCATCGCCGCCTGCTGGCGGCTGACCAACGAACAGCTCGGCGCGATCCTCGGCCTCTCGTCCGCCACCGCGTCGCGGCTGCGGTCGGGCAGCGTGCGGCTCGACCGGTCGGGCAAGGAATTCGAGCTCGGCCAGTATCTGGTTCGCCTGTTCCGCAGCCTCGACGCGCTGATGGGCAGCGACGATGCCGCGTCGATTTCGTGGCTCAAGACCGCGAACCTCGACCTCGGCGGCCGGCCGATCGACCTTGTCCGCTCGATCCGCGGTCTCAGCGATGTGGCCGACTATGTCGACGACTATCGCGCGCAGGTCTGA
- a CDS encoding MFS transporter yields MSPAKRPLPASLAPFRFPAFRAIWTANLASNMGSMIQSVGAAWLMTELTESHLFIAAVQASATIPILLLGVFAGAIADNFDRRAVMLAAQGFMLIASALLTLTTWAGVLTPVALLAFTLAVGCGTALNSPAWQASVRLQVGHADLPQAIALNTIAFNLARSVGPALGGLLISLTGPTAAFALNAVSYVALIIVLLRWHPEVTPPRRTPMLAAIAVGIRFCMGSSPVRRVLMRGFAFGLGAAGFQALLPSLVRDRLHGSEITYGLCLGAFGIGSIFCALWIGSARRRWGSDRVLGVAAMAFAAMMIPVALTQNLLVVIAAAFVAGGAWVTTFTTLNVAMQLRSPEDILGRCLSIYQAVTFGALALGAYLLGLLADLTTLPTAILVSGAWLAVAAVVLRIVAPMPTRDEGRVLP; encoded by the coding sequence GTGAGTCCGGCAAAGCGTCCCCTGCCAGCATCGCTGGCCCCCTTCCGCTTCCCTGCCTTTCGCGCCATCTGGACCGCGAACCTCGCATCGAACATGGGGTCGATGATCCAGTCGGTTGGCGCCGCATGGCTGATGACCGAGCTCACCGAGTCTCATCTCTTCATCGCCGCGGTGCAGGCGAGCGCCACGATCCCGATCCTGCTGCTCGGCGTGTTCGCCGGCGCGATCGCCGACAATTTCGACCGCCGCGCGGTGATGCTCGCGGCACAGGGCTTCATGCTCATCGCCTCGGCGCTGCTGACGCTGACGACATGGGCTGGCGTGCTGACCCCGGTCGCCCTCCTCGCCTTCACCCTCGCGGTCGGTTGCGGCACCGCGCTCAACTCGCCTGCATGGCAAGCGTCGGTGCGGTTGCAGGTCGGGCACGCCGACCTGCCGCAGGCGATCGCCCTCAATACGATCGCCTTTAACCTCGCGCGCAGCGTCGGACCCGCCCTCGGCGGGCTGCTGATCTCGCTCACCGGGCCGACCGCCGCCTTCGCGCTCAACGCGGTCAGCTATGTCGCCCTGATCATCGTGCTGCTGCGCTGGCACCCGGAGGTGACACCGCCGCGCCGCACCCCGATGCTGGCGGCGATCGCGGTCGGCATCCGCTTTTGCATGGGGTCGAGCCCGGTGCGCCGCGTGCTGATGCGCGGTTTCGCGTTCGGGCTCGGCGCGGCTGGGTTTCAGGCGCTGCTGCCGTCGCTCGTCCGCGACCGCCTGCACGGCAGCGAAATCACCTACGGCCTCTGTCTCGGCGCATTCGGTATCGGTTCGATCTTCTGCGCGCTATGGATCGGCAGCGCGCGGCGGCGCTGGGGCAGCGACCGCGTGCTCGGCGTTGCCGCGATGGCGTTCGCGGCGATGATGATCCCGGTCGCGCTGACGCAGAATCTGCTCGTGGTGATCGCGGCGGCCTTCGTCGCCGGCGGTGCGTGGGTGACGACCTTCACGACGCTCAACGTCGCGATGCAGCTCCGTTCGCCCGAGGATATCCTCGGCCGCTGCCTGTCGATCTATCAGGCGGTGACCTTCGGCGCACTGGCGCTCGGCGCCTATCTGCTCGGACTGCTCGCCGACCTGACCACCCTGCCGACCGCGATTCTCGTCTCGGGCGCCTGGCTTGCGGTCGCGGCGGTCGTGCTGCGCATCGTGGCGCCGATGCCGACCCGCGACGAAGGGCGGGTACTGCCATGA
- a CDS encoding alpha/beta fold hydrolase: MDVPVIAICGIATDEASWQGMPVDRIFVPVEPTIDAMADAIAAELPARFALCGHSMGGYVALEIAARMLERLAGLALLSSACTADGDAAKAGRRTAIEQARADFPALANRLARAMLSRTSRADAGLLSDTHAMLLRCGGERFAGQQAAAMTRADRCGLLATLAVPALVLAGEDDAIVPPDRSREMAAALPEALLHLIPGCGHIPQREAPVATAAAIAAWRERMAS, translated from the coding sequence ATGGACGTTCCGGTGATCGCGATCTGCGGCATCGCGACCGACGAGGCGAGCTGGCAGGGCATGCCCGTCGATCGCATCTTCGTGCCCGTCGAACCGACGATCGACGCGATGGCCGATGCGATCGCTGCCGAGCTTCCCGCCCGCTTCGCGCTCTGCGGCCATTCGATGGGCGGCTACGTCGCGCTCGAAATCGCGGCGCGGATGCTGGAACGGCTTGCGGGCCTCGCCTTGCTGAGCAGCGCCTGCACCGCCGACGGTGACGCGGCGAAGGCGGGACGCCGCACGGCGATCGAGCAGGCACGCGCCGATTTTCCGGCGCTCGCCAATCGCCTCGCCCGCGCGATGCTGTCGCGGACGAGCCGCGCCGATGCCGGCCTGCTCTCCGATACGCACGCGATGCTGCTGCGCTGCGGCGGCGAACGCTTCGCCGGGCAGCAAGCGGCGGCGATGACGCGCGCTGATCGCTGCGGATTGCTGGCAACGCTGGCGGTCCCCGCCTTGGTGCTGGCGGGTGAGGACGATGCCATCGTTCCGCCCGACCGGTCGCGCGAGATGGCGGCGGCCCTGCCTGAGGCGCTGTTGCACCTCATTCCCGGCTGCGGTCATATTCCCCAGCGTGAAGCGCCCGTCGCGACGGCCGCAGCGATCGCCGCCTGGCGCGAAAGGATGGCGTCATGA
- a CDS encoding thiolase family protein, whose product MIDVYIYDAVRTPRGKARPDGGLAGLSPHELVRQQVAALVTRCGDFAPEALILGCVTQSGAQGGHIAMLAKLHAGLPDACAAHSINNYCASGLSAIGQAVAKVASSEAAVILAGGVESMSQSPFLGDQASFYANAELPPRARFVPPVLAADRLASAEGITRAELDAVTLASQQKAAATERNPLLQHSRIATGALAGEECIRPQTTAESLAAAPPVFGALQEEYAGALEDARFEPRHGIAHAPPICDGAGLALVGAEGLGPAPRARVVAFAESGGDPAASLTAGFAAMDKVLARTGMTLADMDRIEFMEAFAVTIAKFLRDRDADPSRVNVSGGHLAKGHPMGASGAILTSTLLDALDACAGRYGLVVLTGAMGVGAAMIVERLDGAGG is encoded by the coding sequence TTGATCGACGTTTACATCTACGACGCGGTCCGCACGCCGCGCGGCAAGGCGCGGCCCGATGGCGGGCTCGCGGGCCTGAGCCCGCATGAACTGGTGCGCCAGCAAGTAGCGGCGCTGGTCACGCGTTGCGGCGACTTCGCGCCCGAGGCGCTGATCCTCGGCTGCGTCACGCAGAGCGGCGCACAGGGCGGACATATCGCGATGCTGGCGAAGCTGCATGCGGGACTGCCCGACGCCTGCGCCGCGCACAGCATCAACAATTATTGCGCCTCGGGGCTGTCGGCGATCGGTCAGGCGGTGGCGAAGGTGGCGAGCAGCGAAGCCGCCGTCATTCTCGCGGGCGGCGTCGAGTCGATGAGCCAGAGCCCGTTCCTCGGCGATCAGGCGAGCTTCTATGCGAATGCGGAACTGCCCCCGCGGGCGCGTTTCGTGCCGCCAGTGCTTGCCGCTGATCGGCTCGCGTCGGCCGAGGGGATCACGCGCGCCGAACTCGATGCAGTCACTCTCGCGTCGCAGCAGAAAGCGGCGGCGACCGAACGCAATCCGCTGCTCCAGCATTCGCGCATCGCGACCGGTGCGCTCGCCGGCGAGGAGTGTATCCGGCCACAAACCACGGCGGAATCGCTTGCCGCCGCACCGCCGGTCTTCGGCGCACTGCAGGAAGAATATGCGGGCGCGCTCGAAGACGCACGCTTCGAACCGCGCCACGGTATCGCGCACGCGCCGCCGATCTGCGATGGCGCGGGTCTCGCGCTCGTCGGCGCCGAAGGCCTCGGCCCCGCGCCGCGCGCCCGCGTCGTCGCCTTTGCCGAAAGCGGCGGCGACCCCGCCGCCTCGCTGACCGCCGGGTTCGCGGCGATGGACAAGGTACTGGCGCGCACCGGCATGACGCTGGCCGACATGGATCGCATCGAATTCATGGAGGCGTTCGCGGTCACCATCGCCAAATTCCTCCGCGACCGCGACGCCGACCCCTCACGCGTCAACGTCAGCGGCGGCCATCTCGCCAAAGGCCATCCGATGGGCGCCAGCGGCGCGATCCTGACTTCGACCCTGCTCGATGCGCTCGATGCATGCGCCGGTCGATACGGCCTTGTCGTGCTGACCGGCGCGATGGGCGTGGGCGCCGCGATGATCGTCGAACGGCTGGATGGTGCAGGCGGCTGA
- a CDS encoding RES family NAD+ phosphorylase: MSTTIARRSDIVPTAANFWPYRAKLWRLVEAQHRISTNRLTGTAGDQAVLEQLVEEVKPPLPRAARDLHYLLATPFRYGYKKASRFRRANERPGIFYAAEQAATAVAETAYWRLLFFSRSPGFQPPRTTVEHSAISVPVALDRGLDLTAAPFTDDATLWMHPDDYTACQAFAADARSIDAQSIRYASVRDPDHRANIALLDPAAFAARAPKIEQTWHFRLENGTMTALAALPSNARHSFTFEQFGLEPPG; encoded by the coding sequence ATGTCGACGACTATCGCGCGCAGGTCTGACATCGTCCCGACGGCGGCCAATTTCTGGCCCTATCGCGCCAAGCTCTGGCGGCTGGTCGAGGCGCAGCACCGGATCTCGACCAATCGCCTCACGGGAACCGCCGGCGATCAGGCGGTGCTCGAACAGCTCGTCGAGGAGGTGAAGCCGCCCCTGCCCCGCGCGGCGCGCGATCTGCACTATCTTCTCGCCACCCCCTTTCGCTACGGCTATAAAAAGGCATCGCGCTTTCGCCGGGCGAACGAGCGCCCCGGCATCTTCTACGCCGCCGAACAGGCCGCGACCGCGGTCGCCGAGACCGCCTATTGGCGGCTGCTGTTCTTTTCGCGTTCACCGGGGTTCCAGCCGCCACGCACGACGGTCGAGCATTCGGCGATTTCGGTCCCCGTGGCCCTCGACCGCGGGCTCGACCTGACCGCCGCGCCCTTTACCGACGACGCGACGCTGTGGATGCACCCCGACGACTACACGGCGTGCCAGGCCTTTGCCGCCGACGCGCGCAGCATCGATGCACAGTCGATCCGCTATGCCTCGGTGCGCGACCCAGACCACCGCGCCAATATAGCCTTGCTCGATCCCGCCGCCTTTGCCGCGCGCGCGCCGAAGATCGAGCAGACCTGGCATTTCCGGCTGGAGAACGGCACGATGACCGCGCTCGCGGCGCTGCCGTCGAACGCGCGCCACAGCTTCACCTTCGAACAGTTCGGGCTTGAACCGCCGGGCTAG
- the mobA gene encoding molybdenum cofactor guanylyltransferase, whose product MTTRRVAGVVLAGGRSQRFGRDKAEEVYDGRKLIDWSIAALEPFVDTILIAGRNYPPYRWAPDRPDTGMGPLGGIAGAMLAAKTAGCTHLLSLPCDTPHVPADQLARLCKAGDGAYLTACPVIGLWPVEQAEPLARHLAAGGRRSVRTWADAQGATAIDGEEIANINSVEDFERLTRR is encoded by the coding sequence ATGACGACGCGGCGCGTCGCCGGGGTGGTGCTGGCGGGCGGACGGTCGCAGCGCTTCGGCCGCGACAAGGCGGAAGAGGTCTATGACGGCCGCAAGCTGATCGACTGGTCGATTGCGGCGCTGGAGCCCTTCGTCGACACGATCCTGATCGCAGGCCGCAACTATCCGCCTTATCGGTGGGCACCCGATCGGCCGGACACCGGCATGGGCCCGCTCGGCGGCATCGCGGGGGCGATGCTTGCAGCGAAGACGGCGGGCTGTACCCACCTACTGTCGCTGCCGTGCGACACGCCGCATGTCCCCGCCGATCAGCTCGCGCGCCTTTGTAAGGCCGGGGACGGCGCCTATCTGACCGCCTGTCCCGTCATCGGCCTGTGGCCCGTCGAACAGGCCGAACCGCTGGCAAGGCATCTTGCGGCGGGCGGTCGGCGCTCGGTGCGCACATGGGCCGACGCGCAGGGCGCAACCGCGATCGACGGCGAAGAGATCGCCAACATCAACAGCGTCGAGGATTTCGAGCGACTGACCCGTCGCTAG
- a CDS encoding AraC family transcriptional regulator, whose translation MATIDRYYFNVCTKGAERRGRSLDGLVAGTGLSPTDFARPGWRGPVEAMALLVRNIWAALDDEYMGYTARRAAPGSFAFACELALEGSDVADGLRRAARFYNLLDAGIATDIHAAEAGLIVEVRFAEPNRDPDHYFSEFWMIIWHRLACWLGGETISLLSAEFDYRRPGTYFEEFKYLFPCRHRFDGSARRIVMDAHALHAPIRRTPSELEAMLAAAPLDIMTIPASDSSAARRVRQLLTCSPDLTLDELAAQTHLSPHMLRRRLRAEGTSLATLRENVRRDRATRLLTSSNATVEAIAEALGYAEARSFTRAFRHWTGLSPSAWRAGGGAHQTSLAAPRRRV comes from the coding sequence ATGGCCACGATCGACCGCTATTATTTCAACGTCTGTACCAAGGGAGCCGAACGGCGGGGCCGCTCGCTCGACGGGCTTGTCGCAGGTACGGGTCTTTCACCGACCGATTTCGCTCGTCCCGGCTGGCGCGGGCCGGTGGAAGCGATGGCCCTGCTCGTTCGGAATATCTGGGCGGCGCTCGACGACGAATATATGGGTTACACCGCCCGCCGCGCCGCGCCCGGCAGCTTTGCCTTCGCCTGCGAACTGGCGCTCGAAGGCAGCGACGTCGCCGACGGCCTCCGCCGCGCGGCGCGCTTTTACAATCTGCTCGATGCCGGGATTGCCACCGATATCCATGCCGCCGAGGCCGGGCTGATCGTCGAGGTTCGCTTTGCCGAGCCGAACCGCGATCCCGATCATTATTTCAGCGAATTCTGGATGATCATCTGGCACCGTCTCGCCTGCTGGCTGGGGGGCGAGACCATCTCGCTGCTGTCGGCCGAGTTCGATTACCGCCGTCCCGGCACCTATTTCGAGGAGTTCAAATATCTCTTCCCCTGCCGCCATCGCTTCGATGGTAGCGCACGCCGGATCGTGATGGATGCGCATGCGCTGCACGCGCCGATCCGGCGCACGCCGAGCGAGTTAGAAGCGATGCTGGCGGCCGCGCCGCTCGACATCATGACGATCCCGGCGAGCGACAGCAGCGCGGCGCGGCGCGTGCGTCAGCTTCTGACGTGCAGCCCCGACCTGACGCTCGATGAACTCGCGGCGCAAACGCACCTGTCGCCCCACATGCTGCGCCGCCGCTTGCGCGCCGAGGGAACCAGCCTTGCGACGCTGCGCGAGAATGTCCGGCGCGACCGCGCGACGCGGCTGCTGACATCGAGCAATGCGACGGTCGAGGCGATCGCCGAGGCGCTCGGCTATGCCGAGGCGCGGTCGTTCACCCGCGCCTTCCGCCACTGGACCGGGCTGTCGCCATCGGCATGGCGCGCGGGCGGCGGGGCGCATCAGACAAGCCTTGCCGCGCCCCGCCGGCGGGTCTAG